Part of the Flavobacteriales bacterium genome, TGAAGAATGGGTATAAACGGTATCAACGGCAATGAGATTTCCTATTGGTCCTATTTTGATAATCATAGCATCTGTTCGTGCTGCACCAGTGATGTCTTCTACCCGACCTTTATGAGCAATGGACCAATTCACGGTATAATTCTCAACGACTGAAACATCTTGGTACAAAGACGCATTTTCATCGGCATTTAATTCTGCAAAATAGCTTCCTTCGTAAGGCTGTGTGTTTGCAAAACCAGCTACTGCCAATTCTATTTTTCCCTGAGTGTTTGTTGTTGACCAATAAGGTACATTTGCATGGTTCACATGAGTCCAACCAGGCGACGCATTAGGAAAACTGGCTCCATTGGCAAGAATTTCAAAACCTGGATTTGAGGGGAGACTTACCGTTACGTTATCATTGGAATTTAAAATACCATCTCCATCGATGTCTTGATCTATATCATTTGGAATTCCGTCGTTATCTAAATCAATAAAAATACATCCATCATATTTTAATGCCTCCCAATCACTTCCATTATAAAAAGAAATTGCCCCCTCACTGGTACAACAATCATTACAATAAACTACTAGACCTTCCGCAGGGTTCTGAATTGCAATAAGCTCCGTAAAACTTAATCTAGGAGGTAAAAAGCCCTTATTTGTTGAGCTTAAATCTAATATTGAGGAGCCATCAGGAGTGGTTGTACCTATTCCAACTTGGCTATATATCACTTGTGCATTTAATAACATTACAC contains:
- a CDS encoding MSCRAMM family adhesin SdrC → MINKVFLSCVMLLNAQVIYSQVGIGTTTPDGSSILDLSSTNKGFLPPRLSFTELIAIQNPAEGLVVYCNDCCTSEGAISFYNGSDWEALKYDGCIFIDLDNDGIPNDIDQDIDGDGILNSNDNVTVSLPSNPGFEILANGASFPNASPGWTHVNHANVPYWSTTNTQGKIELAVAGFANTQPYEGSYFAELNADENASLYQDVSVVENYTVNWSIAHKGRVEDITGAARTDAMIIKIGPIGNLIAVDTVYTHSSAWQVYSGSYHVPAGITTVRFEFQAYISSHPSFGNFIDAFALELEAKDIDGDGLENSMDLDSDNDGIPDNVEFQTSSNYIAPGTQTDAQGKLQAYGNNGLTNPADTDGDNLFDFLDADSDNDGLIDQQESGFTFTNSDLDNDGLHDNADATPNSAYQDANGKAVNNSGIIVLPDANNGTDNEDYRE